The following coding sequences lie in one Plasmodium sp. gorilla clade G2 genome assembly, chromosome: 11 genomic window:
- a CDS encoding amino acid transporter, putative — MTHHHLELEKKMRNKLDLPHNKETLDLKLYLYNICLNFSNTDIYQEYINRLSINSYNNCDYDHIKRSCYISKKDFLKYYNYNFYDNNFELETSNHIDDTSSSYDLNETKELEELNEFAIHKMKKIKEQFVKNDISRKGESEICKCLKNISSLKKKRNRKNKNSLSISYNSNHFLSTIIKKDSSHLFPTLMEQDKNKKFISLSHIGHIKNEKSRYHDEYHITSNYIPYYFFIRKNKKFCKIYNESKEHSSITCHMDDFFLNCQSINRMKLKNSGNTQYFYMLQNIEEAQNDPSVEMYYKYLDDLIKKKSNGNIYDDYSLCSMLHDTKSDKIKKNDNIKKNEKIKKNDQIKKNDKIKINDKIEKNYNIKKNDQIKKNDQMSKYKYMYNNTNIINTSNDSIYETERSSNNIINIGEGNISGSYNIDMEVDTNLDIYDNKKSVINKINERNTFNQINKKDVKRLCSMEMDIYIKRMMLNEKIKTNQERIDSRNKWNALYQFIFSCIGASLSIYFYLDLPLLRTKLDYILTCMIILFSYIFIGLPILQVELSLGQLSQCSIVNSLCFLKKKLKGIGLLSFIILFYLLMRNMSNSISTILIVVNSVWRPLPWDMKQCEKINNEQNCLSDINCRWIKWNKKNEHTLFKHQDNIQSKYLLKNDISDNYLSQKQSNDYLNIFIYSKKSEYEQNIPHSCVSISIIQIILFFTENLSFACKIISLIVIIILLYFLLKIETMSLNQSLHYILSIVFITVFLQILILYYMLEPKGYSENQNVTTKYNRCIFFSKEYFLYINFYLIIKIICLVVFSINCSTGINYIFASYTNIGDNMIKKSYYIILGSFIVTITYITYYYLCILHIYNNNNNNSNSNIISIYDDENILNFIIDYYNIFPINISHIEKEKNRIFSLLLNSVKYHNIPHHIIIYLLVLSKYIPFSNMMCFLYFLSSLLVLLITLTIHIKVIIIILKECRIFRKISKKRFIIYIIILYFFANLLNLFFFTSYISFFLNYNIIYNIYLLIVFFQMISITWVYGSEYTSKKIKHKKIYFYFSIHFFLSIFLIPILIYPYYYNIYNNIYIFSSILILNIIQFILVHTYFLYSIKLPKKTLKQKISYLYIFNMIMLKRKLNNIFYGKYRKYDTEIYYNKYNNNNIKRNKIYKFHIPQKLTTMWCFLLKYFITTIFIFILISNLLHQVYENNKLYNKLKQNNDIQNDKSKYYLNNINKSYIKYTNDDFYYLRKTFDKNEKMEKKKFNQKNNNTQNLLNNNTINEYHKRKDGQNKDNYIYHHIYINTLIYIIVTILFIIFLFLFSFFSYFKHKKFNIFINTPNKLYNINDIEYKKRKPINLLYTRSIFFFEEILPVQYIMPSYIWTHINKHLKTESFKQSLKKDYENCENIIDKKFLFYDKAQYESYILGLICQGSRLDHFTQKNKNK; from the coding sequence TCAAGAGTATATAAACAGACTAAGtattaattcatataataattgtgACTATGATCATATTAAAAGAAGTTGTTATATTTCCAAAAaggattttttaaaatattataattataatttttatgacaATAATTTTGAATTAGAAACGAGTAACCACATTGATGACACCTCATCTTCCTACGATCTCAATGAAACAAAAGAATTGGAAGAATTAAATGAATTTGCGAttcataaaatgaaaaaaataaaagaacaatttgtaaaaaatgatatttcaAGAAAAGGAGAAAGTGAAATATGTAAATGTCTAAAGAACATATCAtcattaaagaaaaaaagaaacagaaaaaataaaaattctttaTCCATTTCTTATAATAGTAACCATTTCTTATCgacaattattaaaaaagatagTTCTCATTTGTTTCCTACTTTGATGGaacaagataaaaataaaaaatttatatcctTATCACATATAGgccatataaaaaatgaaaagtcAAGATATCATGATGAATATCATATTACATCAAATTATAtaccatattatttttttatcagaaaaaataaaaaattctgtaaaatatataacgaATCGAAAGAACATTCCTCTATTACTTGTCATATggatgatttttttttaaactgtCAAAGTATAAATagaatgaaattaaaaaactcTGGAAATactcaatatttttatatgttacaGAATATAGAGGAAGCCCAAAATGACCCATCTGTAGaaatgtattataaatatttggatgatcttataaaaaagaagagtaatggtaatatatatgatgattatTCGTTGTGTTCAATGTTGCATGATACAAAAAgtgataaaattaaaaaaaatgataatattaaaaaaaatgaaaaaataaaaaaaaatgatcaaattaaaaaaaatgataaaattaaaataaacgataaaattgaaaaaaattataatattaaaaaaaatgatcaaattaaaaaaaatgatcaaatgagtaaatataaatatatgtataataacaccaatataataaatacaagTAATGATTCTATTTATGAAACAGAAAGGtctagtaataatattattaatattggtGAAGGAAATATATCAGGGAGTTATAATATAGATATGGAAGTAGATACCAAtttagatatatatgataataaaaaaagtgtaataaataaaataaatgaacgGAATACATttaatcaaataaataaaaaagatgtaAAAAGATTATGTTCGATGgaaatggatatatatattaaaagaatgatgttaaatgaaaaaataaaaactaaTCAAGAAAGAATTGATAGTAGAAATAAATGGAATGCATTATatcaatttatattttcttgtaTAGGTGCATCgttaagtatatatttttatttagatTTACCATTATTAAGAACAAAATTagattatattttaacatgtatgataattttattttcttatatatttattgggTTACCAATACTTCAAGTTGAATTATCATTAGGACAATTATCACAATGTAGTATAGTAAATAgtttatgttttttaaaaaaaaaattgaaaggTATAGGTCTTCtatcttttataatattattttatttgctAATGAGAAATATGTCTAATAGTATAAGCACCATTTTGATTGTTGTAAATTCGGTGTGGAGACCATTACCTTGGGATATGAAACAatgtgaaaaaataaataatgaacaaaattGTTTAAGTGATATAAATTGTAGGTGGATAAAatggaacaaaaaaaatgaacatacATTGTTTAAACATCAAGATAATATACAatctaaatatttattaaaaaatgatatatcagATAATTATTTATCACAAAAACAATCAAatgattatttaaatatatttatttatagtaaaaaaagcgaatatgaacaaaatattCCACATTCTTGTGTCTCCATATCaattattcaaataatacTTTTCTTTACAGAGAATCTATCGTTTGCATGcaaaataatatcattaattgttataataatattgttatatttcttattaaaaatagaaaCAATGTCTTTAAATCAAAGTTTACATTATATCCTATCAATCGTTTTCATAACTGTTTTTTTACAAATACTTATATTGTACTATATGTTAGAACCAAAAGGATATTCAGAAAATCAAAATGTaacaacaaaatataatagatgtatattttttagtaaggaatattttctatatattaatttttatttaattatcaaaataatttgTCTTGTCGTATTTTCTATTAATTGTTCTACtggaataaattatatttttgcttcatatacaaatatagGAGATAATATGATTAAGAAgtcttattatattatattaggTTCTTTTATAGTAACCATAAcgtatataacatattattatttatgtattttacacatatataacaataataataataatagtaatagtaatattattagtatttatgatgatgaaaatatattaaattttattatagactattataatatattccccataaatatttctcatattgaaaaagaaaaaaatagaatcttctcattattattaaacagtgtaaaatatcataatatacctcatcatattattatatacctCTTAgttttatcaaaatatatacccTTTTCAAATATGAtgtgttttttatatttcctatCTTCTTTATTAGTACTATTAATAACATTAACTATTCATATAAaagttataataatcatattgaAAGAATGTAGAATATTTAGAAAGATTAGTAAAAaaagatttattatatatataataatattatatttttttgctaATCTTTTAAATCTATTTTTCTTTACATCATAtattagtttttttttaaattataacatcatatataatatttatttattaatagtCTTTTTTCAAATGATTTCTATAACTTGGGTATATGGTTCAGAATATACatctaaaaaaattaagcacaaaaaaatatatttttatttttctattcatttttttttatccatatttttaataccaatattgatatatccatattattataatatatataataacatatatatcttttcttCTATTCTTATATTGAACATAATACAATTTATTTTGGTTCAtacatatttcttatattctATAAAGTTACCTAAAAAAACATTGAAGCAAAAAATAagttatttgtatatattcaatatgataatgttaaaaagaaaattaaataatatattctatggaaaatatagaaaatatgatacagaaatatattataataaatataataataataatattaaaaggaATAAAATTTACAAATTTCATATTCCTCAAAAACTTACAACAATGTGgtgttttttattaaaatatttcataacaactatttttatatttatactaaTATCTAATTTATTACATCAAGtgtatgaaaataataaattatataacaaattaaaacaaaataatgatatccAAAATGATAAGTCCAAATATTATcttaacaatataaataaatcatatataaaatatactaatgacgatttttattatttaagaaaaacatttgataaaaatgaaaaaatggaaaaaaagaaattcaatcaaaaaaataataatactcaaaatttattaaataacaaTACAATAAATGAATACCATAAAAGGAAGGATGGACAAAATAAAGAcaactatatatatcatcatatatatattaacacgcttatatatattattgtaactattttatttataatatttcttttcttgttttcttttttttcctattttAAACACAAGaaattcaatatatttattaacacACCAAATAAgctttataatataaatgatatagaatataaaaaaaggaagccaataaatcttttatatacaagatctatttttttttttgaagaaaTATTACCGGTTCAATATATTATGCCTTCATACATTTGGACACATATAAACAAACATTTGAAAACAGAAAGTTTTAAACAATCATTAAAAAAGGATTATGAAAATTGTGAAAACATTATAGAcaaaaaatttcttttttatgataAAGCACAATATGAAAGTTATATTTTAGGTCTTATATGTCAAGGATCAAGGCTTGACCATTtcacacaaaaaaataaaaataaataa
- a CDS encoding pre-mRNA-splicing factor 38A, putative: MANRTDASAIKFFGSNPQYLISNIIRSKIYDSPYWKEKCFALTSESIIDQAINLKYVGGTYGGNRKPTRFLCLILKLLQIQPDKDIIYEYIKNEDFIYLRALGIFYLRLIGKSLEIYNHLEPILFDYRKIRMRLQNGTFEKIYMDVFVDNCLILNNFLDVDFPTLTKRQVLEENNLLEKKNLEYYKVLLNISSDNELFQNKQDTHNKDKEEVRKNKNEYKQRDMLERHKKFNKYSSEDDHNYHKNERNCHKDKKHNKIYNNKYNKYDEKEKYHHSDYSSDLDRKNKKKKRTHSKYDYKKKKEKRKYSSDSKNSFTSSEYSVENKKEEYDKKKKKKLFFLKKQKKKENYHSSSQSNDSYDEKKKKKMDNSFCDETKKDELSVDRWNEIRKELGMKPLK, translated from the exons ATGGCTAACCGCACTGATGCCAGTgctataaaattttttggGTCCAATCCACAATACTTAatatcaaatataataagaagtaaaatatatgatagcCCATATTGGAAGGAAAAATGTTTTGCTCTGAcat cCGAATCGATTATTGACCAAGcgataaatttaaaatacgTAGGTGGTACCTACGGGGGTAATAGAAAGCCCACACGTTTTTTATGCTTAATTTTAAAACTGTTACAAATTCAACCtgataaagatataatatatgaatatataaaaaatgaagactttatatatttaagagCACTaggtatattttatttaaggTTAATAGGGAAGAgcttagaaatatataatcatttagAACCCATATTATTTGATTATAGAAAAATTAGAATGCGATTACAAAATGGTacatttgaaaaaatatatatggacGTATTTGTTGATAAttgtttaattttaaataattttctagATGTGGATTTTCCAACCTTGACAAAGAGACAAGTgttagaagaaaataatttattagaaaaaaaaaatttagaatATTACAAAGTATTATTGAACATTTCTTCAGATAATGAACTGTTTCAGAATAAGCAGGATACACATAATAAAGATAAGGAGGAGgttagaaaaaataagaatgaaTATAAACAAAGGGATATGTTAGAAAgacataaaaaatttaataaatattcatcAGAAGACgatcataattatcataaaaaCGAAAGAAATTGTCATAAGGACAAAAAacacaataaaatatataataataaatataataagtatGATGAGAAGGAAAAATACCATCATTCTGATTATAGTAGTGATCTggatagaaaaaataaaaaaaaaaaaagaacacattcgaaatatgattataaaaaaaaaaaagaaaaacgaAAATACTCATCGGATAGTAAAAATTCTTTTACAAGTTCAGAATATAGtgttgaaaataaaaaagaagaatatgataaaaaaaaaaaaaaaaagttattctttttaaaaaaacaaaaaaaaaaagaaaattatcatTCAAGTTCTCAAAGCAATGATAgttatgatgaaaaaaaaaaaaaaaaaatggataatTCATTTTGTGATGAAACTAAAAAGGACGAATTGTCTGTTGATAGGTGGAATGAAATTAGGAAGGAGTTGGGTATGAAACCTCTTAAATAA
- a CDS encoding mitochondrial ribosomal protein L2 precursor, whose protein sequence is MNGLQFLIRINKNIIRRFSSLYSPNIKKNVPDYIDFETFYPKKEIKPDIMTAFTMAKQQRLEKLLENNPLVLYKGRVIKKLSCPRIKNSGRNNVGKITVRHRGGGHAQRLRFIDFKRSRKDIYSTVLRIEYDPSRSAHIALIQYEDGVLSYILAPLLLRPGDKIIASKYANINPGNSLPLQNIPVGSIIHNIEMRPGAGGQLIRAAGTYATIISKDNEYATIKLKSTEIRKFPLQCWATIGQVSNLERHMRILGKAGVNRWLGKRPVVRGVAMNPSKHPHGGGTSKKHTKRPKCSLWGICRDGYKTRSKKKPLGLIIRRNICGRLQKKYGVKS, encoded by the coding sequence atgaATGGATTGCAATTTTTAATtcgaattaataaaaatattataagaagATTTTCAAGTTTGTATTCTCCCAATATAAAGAAGAATGTGCCTGATTATATAGATTTCGAAACATTTTATcctaaaaaagaaataaagcCAGATATTATGACAGCTTTTACTATGGCCAAACAACAAAGATTAGAGAAGCTGTTGGAAAATAATCCTTTGGTATTATACAAAGGTAgggttataaaaaaattatcatgtccaagaataaaaaattctGGAAGAAATAATGTAGGAAAAATAACTGTTCGTCATAGAGGTGGAGGACATGCTCAGAGATTAAGATTTATTGATTTTAAAAGATCaagaaaagatatatatagtacTGTATTACGAATAGAATATGATCCATCTCGAAGTGCACATATAGCACTGATTCAATATGAAGATGgtgtattatcatatatattagcTCCTTTATTATTAAGGCCTGGAGATAAAATTATAGCAAGCAAGTATGCAAATATTAACCCTGGAAATTCTTTACCATTACAAAATATTCCTGTCGGAAgtattattcataatattgaaATGAGACCAGGAGCAGGGGGACAGTTAATAAGGGCAGCTGGTACATACGCAACGATAATTAGTAAAGACAATGAATATGCAacaattaaattaaaatctACTGAGATTAGAAAATTTCCTTTACAATGTTGGGCAACAATTGGACAAGTTTCAAATTTAGAAAGACATATGAGAATTCTAGGAAAAGCAGGGGTTAATAGATGGTTAGGAAAAAGACCAGTCGTTAGAGGAGTTGCCATGAACCCTTCAAAACATCCACATGGAGGAGGTACTAGTAAAAAACATACCAAAAGACCAAAGTGTTCCTTATGGGGTATATGTAGAGATGGATATAAAACAAGGAGTAAGAAAAAACCTCTTGGATTAATTATAAGGAGAAACATATGTGGCCGTTTACAAAAAAAGTACGGTGTTAAATcgtga
- a CDS encoding aquaglyceroporin, producing MHKLFYKSYIREFIGEFLGTFVLMFLGEGATANFHTTGLSSDWYKLCFGWGLAVFFGILVSAKLSGAHLNLAVSVGLSSINKFDFKKIPLYFIAQLLGAFVGTSTVYGLYYGFISSSKIPQFAWETSKNEAISLTGAFFNELLLTGILLLVILVVVDENICGKFHILKLSSVVGLIILCIGITFGGNTGFALNPSRDLGARFLSLIAYGKATFTKDNCYFWVPLVAPCVGSVVFCQFYDKVICPLVDLANNEKDGVDL from the coding sequence ATGCATaagttattttataaatcatatattaGGGAATTCATTGGAGAATTTTTAGGAACCTTCGTTTTAATGTTTCTTGGTGAAGGAGCTACAGCAAATTTCCATACAACTGGATTATCTAGCGATTGGTATAAATTATGTTTCGGTTGGGGTTTAGCAGTATTTTTTGGTATATTAGTATCAGCAAAATTGAGTGGTGCACATTTAAATTTAGCTGTTTCAGTAGGTTTATCatctattaataaatttgatTTTAAAAAGATACCTTTATATTTCATTGCACAATTATTAGGAGCATTTGTAGGAACATCAACTGTATATGGATTATATTATGGATTTATATCTAGTAGTAAGATTCCTCAATTTGCATGGGAAACTAGTAAAAATGAAGCCATAAGTTTAACTGGTGCATTTtttaatgaattattattaactggtatattattactagTAATATTAGTAGTAgttgatgaaaatatatgtgGAAAATTTCACATATTAAAACTTAGCTCAGTTGTTggattaattattttatgtattgGTATAACTTTCGGTGGAAATACTGGATTTGCTCTTAACCCTTCAAGAGATTTAGGAGCCAGATTTTTATCTCTAATCGCATATGGAAAAGCTACATTTACAAAAGATAATTGTTATTTTTGGGTACCTCTTGTAGCTCCATGTGTAGGTAGTGTAGTCTTTTGTCAGTTCTATGATAAAGTTATTTGCCCCTTAGTCGATCTTGCAAATAATGAAAAGGATGGTGTAGATTTGTAA
- a CDS encoding glycine cleavage system H protein, whose product MIKLRKVIFPNCVIYKRFSNNYFKRAITYYTKTHEYIKIEDGNLKNTKDMTNVKCKIGISNYGTDKLGEIVYVDVSHNINDHVKKGDCIATIESVKSVGDVYTPVSGKIININNKIIDNVNLMNEQSEMDGWIMELEASQINEKEIMNISEYEKMCEEEEQNEEKKIEQNEINCMEEKNKNKIFDINDMKNIENKGAK is encoded by the coding sequence atGATAAAGCTAAGAAAAGTGATTTTTCCTAACTGTGTTATTTATAAACGTTTTTCGAATAATTATTTCAAAAGGGCTATAACCTATTATACAAAAAcacatgaatatataaaaattgagGATGGTAATTTGAAGAACACAAAAGATATGACTAATGTCAAATGTAAAATAGGAATTAGTAATTATGGAACTGATAAACTAGGAGAAATAGTGTACGTGGATGTatcacataatataaatgatcatGTAAAAAAAGGAGATTGTATAGCAACAATTGAAAGTGTTAAGAGTGTCGGAGATGTATATACTCCTGTAAGTgggaaaattataaatataaataataagatcATAGATAACGTGAATTTAATGAATGAGCAATCAGAAATGGATGGATGGATTATGGAATTAGAAGCAAgtcaaataaatgaaaaagaaattatgaatatttcagaatatgaaaaaatgtGTGAAGAGGAAgaacaaaatgaagaaaagaaaatagagcaaaatgaaattaattgtatggaagaaaaaaataaaaataaaatatttgatataaatgatatgaaaaatattgaaaataagggggcaaaataa